AGAGCAGGGAGACCTTTCAGAGAACGCAGAATACGATGCGGCAAAAGATGAGCAGAGAGATATCGAAGCCCGTATCGAAGAGCTGGAAGGCATTTTGAAAAACGCAGAAGTTGTAGTAGAGGATGAAGTTGATTTAGACAAGATCAATGTAGGATGTAAAGTAAAAGTATTTGACATCACATTTGACGAAGAGATGGAATTCAACATTGTAGGTTCTACAGAGGTGAACAGCCTGGAAGGAAAGATTTCCAATGAGTCGCCGGTTGGTC
This window of the Mediterraneibacter gnavus ATCC 29149 genome carries:
- the greA gene encoding transcription elongation factor GreA, which codes for MAEAKKRLLTYAGLKALEDELENLKVVKRKEVAGKIKEAREQGDLSENAEYDAAKDEQRDIEARIEELEGILKNAEVVVEDEVDLDKINVGCKVKVFDITFDEEMEFNIVGSTEVNSLEGKISNESPVGQALMGKKVGDTVDVETQAGVIQYKVLDISRSM